Proteins from a single region of Gordonia hongkongensis:
- a CDS encoding acyl-CoA thioesterase, with protein sequence MKQLSRQQAVEDGLLPSFGASPTGDGRWSATIDRSWWGWSGPHGGAIAALAVRVGADAAPGTSVRALDLRFVGKPDGGELLLTPSVREVGRHTRVVDVTVTQAGVDIASASVTTGRVGESAPTDVSDRVAGVPGPEGLDPFMIPPEIVPMGAQLDVRPVDGPLALTGADEAWMRAWITTRTPMAVDAAYLALLADCLPPAVFPTLTAPLALPTVAFYMHVTAPLDDATPAPILVHTRNTSTSGGWSVDDTTLRDRDGRLLASARQSRRVLGWPVR encoded by the coding sequence GTGAAGCAACTCAGCAGGCAACAAGCCGTTGAAGACGGATTGTTACCCAGTTTCGGAGCAAGTCCGACCGGAGACGGTCGATGGTCGGCGACCATCGACCGTTCCTGGTGGGGATGGTCGGGCCCGCATGGCGGCGCCATCGCGGCGCTGGCTGTCCGGGTCGGCGCCGATGCAGCGCCGGGTACGTCGGTGCGCGCTCTCGATCTGCGATTCGTCGGCAAGCCCGACGGCGGGGAGTTGCTGCTGACGCCGTCGGTCCGGGAGGTCGGCCGGCACACAAGGGTCGTCGACGTCACGGTCACCCAGGCAGGCGTCGACATCGCGTCGGCATCAGTCACGACCGGGCGGGTCGGGGAATCCGCACCCACCGATGTCAGCGACCGGGTCGCGGGCGTGCCCGGCCCGGAAGGGCTCGACCCCTTCATGATTCCGCCGGAGATCGTCCCGATGGGCGCGCAGCTCGATGTGCGACCGGTCGACGGTCCGCTCGCGCTCACCGGAGCCGACGAGGCCTGGATGCGGGCATGGATCACCACCCGAACCCCGATGGCTGTCGACGCCGCCTACCTGGCCCTGCTGGCGGACTGCCTACCGCCCGCCGTCTTCCCGACTCTGACCGCGCCGCTCGCACTTCCGACGGTGGCATTCTATATGCACGTGACGGCGCCGCTGGACGACGCCACTCCGGCGCCGATCCTCGTCCATACGCGTAACACCTCGACGTCCGGCGGTTGGTCGGTCGACGACACCACGCTGCGCGACCGCGACGGTCGGCTCCTCGCCTCCGCGCGCCAGAGCCGCCGGGTTCTCGGATGGCCGGTCCGATGA
- a CDS encoding DHA2 family efflux MFS transporter permease subunit produces MAGPMTVTRSGPATPAPTVARPGLVLLILSGAAFMASLDVFIVNVAFDDIGADFTGATLSQMSWILNAYAILYAALLVPAGRIVDRYGRKGGFLLGLAIFTAASAACAAAQGVWWLVAFRALQALGAAILTPASLGLVVATLPPERRARSVRIWAATGALAAAFGPAVGGLLVEASWRWVFLVNVPVGVAAIVPGAIVLSRPQNVSASGFPDALGALLLVVSVGALTLGLVQGSEWGWTDARITGAWIVAGAGLVGFVLSSARHPEPVISPALLRIRAFSVANVTMLLFSIPFAGALLANILWLQQVWGFSPIVTGLAVSTGPLMVPIFAAVSHRLSARVPVGRLVAFGCVLFGLGSALIALSVDATPDFATEFLPGWLIGGVGVGFALPSILSSATADLPADQAATGSAVVNMSRQIGMSLGVSLLVAIIGTSAVYADVHDSFLTAWWVLAGIAALGAISALGMTPRAVPNSAP; encoded by the coding sequence ATGGCCGGTCCGATGACGGTCACTCGCAGCGGCCCGGCGACGCCGGCGCCGACTGTCGCGCGGCCCGGCCTCGTCCTGCTCATCCTGTCCGGGGCGGCGTTCATGGCCAGCCTCGACGTCTTCATCGTCAACGTCGCCTTCGACGACATCGGTGCCGACTTCACCGGCGCGACCCTGTCCCAGATGTCCTGGATCCTCAACGCGTACGCCATCCTGTATGCGGCGCTCCTTGTTCCGGCGGGCCGGATCGTCGATCGGTACGGCCGCAAGGGCGGCTTCCTGCTCGGTCTCGCGATCTTCACCGCGGCGAGTGCGGCATGTGCCGCGGCGCAGGGCGTCTGGTGGCTGGTGGCATTCCGCGCACTGCAGGCACTCGGCGCGGCGATTCTGACCCCGGCGAGCCTGGGTCTGGTCGTGGCGACGTTGCCGCCGGAACGTCGGGCCCGGTCGGTGCGCATCTGGGCGGCCACCGGCGCCCTGGCCGCGGCCTTCGGGCCGGCCGTCGGCGGTCTTCTCGTCGAGGCGTCGTGGCGCTGGGTGTTCCTGGTCAACGTGCCCGTCGGCGTGGCGGCGATCGTCCCCGGGGCGATCGTACTGTCCCGCCCCCAAAACGTCTCGGCCAGTGGCTTTCCCGACGCGTTGGGCGCGCTTCTCCTGGTCGTCTCGGTGGGGGCCTTGACACTCGGTCTGGTCCAGGGGAGTGAGTGGGGTTGGACGGACGCGCGGATCACCGGTGCGTGGATCGTCGCCGGGGCAGGGCTCGTCGGCTTCGTCCTCAGTTCGGCGCGTCATCCCGAACCGGTGATCTCGCCTGCACTGCTGCGGATCCGGGCCTTCTCGGTCGCGAACGTGACGATGCTGCTGTTCTCCATCCCGTTCGCCGGCGCACTTCTCGCGAACATCCTGTGGTTGCAGCAGGTCTGGGGCTTCTCGCCGATCGTGACGGGTCTCGCGGTGTCAACCGGACCGCTGATGGTCCCGATCTTCGCGGCCGTGTCGCATCGCCTCAGTGCGCGGGTCCCGGTGGGGCGACTCGTCGCCTTCGGTTGTGTGCTCTTCGGTCTCGGGTCGGCCCTCATCGCCCTGTCGGTCGACGCCACACCGGATTTCGCCACCGAGTTCCTGCCGGGCTGGCTGATCGGCGGTGTCGGAGTGGGCTTCGCGTTGCCGTCGATCCTCTCCTCGGCGACCGCCGACCTCCCCGCAGATCAGGCCGCCACCGGAAGCGCGGTGGTCAACATGAGTCGTCAGATCGGCATGTCCCTGGGCGTCAGCTTGCTGGTCGCGATCATCGGCACCTCGGCGGTGTACGCCGATGTGCACGACTCGTTCCTGACCGCCTGGTGGGTACTCGCGGGAATCGCTGCGCTGGGCGCGATCTCGGCGTTGGGGATGACCCCGCGAGCGGTGCCCAATTCCGCCCCCTGA
- a CDS encoding glycosyltransferase, with protein sequence MTDGAVAPKVIAVVVTHRRAELLAESLAVVSGQDRPVDHLIVVDNADELEVAELVTAQPVPTTYLGSERNLGGAGGFALGMLHALALGADWVWCADDDGRPDGPTVLSTLLDCAARHDLDEVSPVVANLDDPDTLAFPLRRGLVWRRKRSELFADAGSEASGSDVTGQTQDDDLLPGIASLFNGALFSARCLEQVGVPDLRLFFRGDEVEVHRRLVRSGVRFGTCLRAGYLHPDGSAEFRPILGGRMHTQYPDNDTKRFFTYRNRGYLMSQPGLRKLLPQEYARFGWFFLVQQRDPKGFAEWVRLRGLGRRERFTRP encoded by the coding sequence GTGACCGACGGCGCCGTCGCTCCGAAGGTCATCGCGGTCGTGGTCACGCACCGTCGCGCGGAGTTGCTCGCCGAGTCGCTGGCCGTGGTGTCGGGCCAGGACCGGCCCGTCGATCATCTGATCGTCGTCGACAACGCCGACGAACTTGAAGTCGCCGAACTCGTGACGGCGCAGCCCGTTCCGACGACGTATCTGGGATCGGAGCGCAATCTCGGCGGTGCCGGCGGATTCGCGCTGGGCATGCTGCATGCGCTCGCCCTCGGCGCCGACTGGGTCTGGTGCGCCGACGACGACGGCCGACCCGACGGTCCGACGGTCCTCTCGACGCTGCTCGACTGCGCCGCACGGCATGACCTCGACGAGGTGTCACCGGTGGTCGCCAACCTCGACGACCCGGACACCCTCGCCTTCCCGCTGCGACGCGGACTCGTGTGGCGACGCAAGCGATCGGAACTCTTTGCCGACGCCGGGAGCGAAGCGAGCGGGTCAGATGTCACCGGTCAGACCCAGGACGACGATCTGCTGCCCGGCATCGCGTCGCTGTTCAACGGCGCTCTGTTCTCCGCACGGTGCCTCGAACAGGTGGGCGTGCCGGACCTGCGACTGTTCTTCCGCGGCGACGAGGTGGAGGTGCACCGTCGACTGGTCCGCTCGGGCGTACGGTTCGGCACCTGCCTTCGCGCGGGATACCTCCACCCCGACGGCTCGGCGGAGTTTCGACCGATCCTGGGCGGTCGCATGCACACCCAGTACCCCGACAACGACACCAAGCGGTTCTTCACCTACCGCAACCGCGGTTACCTGATGAGCCAGCCCGGACTCCGGAAGCTGTTGCCGCAGGAGTATGCCCGCTTCGGCTGGTTCTTCCTTGTGCAGCAACGCGATCCGAAGGGGTTCGCCGAGTGGGTGCGGCTCCGCGGCCTCGGTCGCCGGGAGCGGTTCACGCGTCCCTAG